One Pararge aegeria chromosome 4, ilParAegt1.1, whole genome shotgun sequence DNA segment encodes these proteins:
- the LOC120637672 gene encoding eukaryotic translation initiation factor 2A: MTATPSIAGLTNRSLFRIQLQEPYEETILRDETTPNIRSITFSPKGTYLAYRTDKKAEIIKCANWSVAATIDGNYKEMFFSPLDNYFIIWEMFAMTKDNPQGRPNLHVFRSSNGEKKGSFVQKNQIGWEPKWSSDEKLFAMLLNNRVLIYEDVNLDRYTQYIQAEKLQSFSISPSMASAYYFSIFTLGTSGQPSFWRVFKYPEFEVTQALVNRSSFQADKAAFHWNRRGTNVFAMTQTEVDKTGGSYYGKQSLSYGDVKGNAGNMSFSKEGPIHAIAWNPGNSNEWVAVYGHAPAKATIFNAKCDPLFEFGTGAWNAIYFPPEGNILLLGGFGNIATGHISVWDLRGCKKLGECSAPDTTSLQWDPRGETFVTATTYPRLTVGNGYKIWHYTGALMHKRVCAEKENLLSISWQPGTYPKSDLSKTAPKSIEDGTPKATGAYRPPGARNRPSTFTLHEHEKPHRPGQTLDAAPSKQAIKQKEKREARKARKADERTGDTSPTPPTTTPRAPFVSTGDPEKDKKIKNLNKKLSDIDKLKQQKAAGKQLELNQLAKIDNEAALLQELAQLKL, encoded by the exons ATGACTGCTACTCCATCAATCGCCG GCTTAACAAACCGCAGTTTGTTCCGAATTCAACTTCAGGAACCATATGAAGAGACAATACTCAGAGATGAGACGACACCTAATATACGTAGTATTACATTCAGTCCGAAAGGCACCTACTTAGCTTATAGGACGGATAAAAA agcaGAGATTATTAAATGTGCCAATTGGTCAGTGGCGGCTACAATCGATGGCAACTACAAAGAAATGTTTTTCTCCCCATTGgataattactttataatatggGAAATGTTTGCCATGACTAAGGATAATCCACAG GGTAGACCTAATCTACATGTTTTCCGATCGTCAAATGGGGAGAAAAAAGGTTCATTTGTCCAGAAAAATCAGATTGGATG GGAGCCAAAATGGTCATCAGACGAGAAACTATTTGCAATGCTTTTAAACAACAGAGTTCTCATATATGAAGATGTGAATCTTGATCGATACACACAGTACATCCAAGCTGAGAAATTACAATCATTTAGCATTTCACCGAGTATGGCATCCGCATACTACTTTTCAATATTCACTTTAG gcACGTCAGGTCAACCATCTTTTTGGCGGGTATTCAAGTACCCTGAGTTCGAAGTGACGCAGGCTTTAGTGAACAGGTCTTCTTTCCAAGCCGACAAAGCTGCCTTCCACTGGAATAGACGGGGTACCAATGTCTTTGCTATGACACAAACagaa GTTGATAAAACAGGTGGTTCTTATTATGGGAAACAATCATTATCCTATGGTGATGTGAAGGGCAATGCGGGAAACATGTCGTTca GCAAGGAAGGCCCTATCCACGCGATCGCCTGGAACCCTGGCAACTCGAACGAGTGGGTGGCAGTGTACGGTCACGCGCCCGCTAAGGCAACAATCTTTAACGCCAAGTGCGACCCGCTCTTCGAATTTGGCACTGGCGCCTGGAACGCCATCTATTTCCCACCGGAGGGGAATA TCCTCCTTCTCGGCGGTTTCGGTAACATTGCGACGGGACATATATCGGTATGGGATTTGCGCGGCTGCAAGAAGCTGGGAGAATGTTCGGCACCTGATACGACAAGCTTGCAATGGGACCCTCGGGGAGAGACCTTCGTCACCGCCACGACCTACCCGAGACTAACCGTCGGCAATGG CTACAAAATATGGCACTACACGGGCGCTCTCATGCACAAGCGAGTGTGTGCTGAAAAAGAGAATCTGCTGTCGATAAGTTGGCAGCCCGGCACTTATCCGAAGAGTGATTTATCCAAAACCGCCCCTAAGAGCATAGAAGACGGTACCCCTAAGGCGACTGGGGCGTACAGACCACCGGGCGCGAGGAATCGGCCATCGACATTCACACTTCATGAACACGAGAAGCCACATCGACCGGGGCAGACTCTTGACG CTGCGCCATCAAAACAAGCTATAAAGCAGAAAGAAAAACGAGAGGCACGGAAGGCGCGCAAAGCCGATGAACGTACCGGAGACACCTCTCCTACTCCACCCACTACCACGCCACGAGCTCCCTTCGTGTCCACCGGAGACCCGGAAAAAGACAAAAAGATTAAGAATCTGAATAAG aaATTGAGCGACATAGATAAGTTAAAACAACAAAAGGCGGCCGGCAAGCAACTGGAACTCAACCAACTGGCCAAGATTGACAACGAAGCCGCACTTTTGCAGGAATTAGCTCAACTTAAATTATGA
- the LOC120637673 gene encoding uncharacterized protein LOC120637673 yields MSSSSRKKCLRSQTRETIAKVYEFLKIDARDILELVSDPVCSASPILISKLSEHLNSVRKRTAMAVGVSERTVTNILAEGKESDSKFKSPHKDRKKRLKKLELDNFNVDVIRSTIQNYHLEHRELPTLLKLKRIFQDKLNYDGSISTLRTALLKLGYKWRKTVDNRRVIIERHDIQKLRFSYLKNLLRYRQENRCIVYTDESYILTNHVQNKGWGNKDGPPLKRNLSKGQRIIIVHAGSEQGFVPNALLTYKANSVSGDYHSNMNAENYEKWLKERLVPNLPPNSVVVLDNASYHNVQNDRAPNSNSKKIEMQRWLTEKNIAFNQDMKKIELYDLIKKNKENYICYKIDDILQRYGIKVLRLPPYHPELNPIENVWGILKNYIASRNVDQNVTEIMKLINECLSQIDEGMWGNTCRHVQKKEEEYYRHFDMESEFIINLDESSESENSSFDFSSSDSE; encoded by the exons ATGTCTAGTTCTTCacggaaaaaatgtttaaggagtcag actCGAGAAACCATTGCTAAGGTATACGAATTTCTGAAAATAGATGCGAGAGATATATTGGAACTAGTAAGTGATCCAGTTTGCAGTGCAagtccaattttaatatcgaaactaagtgaacatttaaataGCGTACGGAAAAGAACAGCAATGGCAGTGGGGGTATCAGAGAGAACAGTTACTAATATATTGGCTGAAGGAAAAGAATCTGACTCTAAGTTTAAATCTCCGCATAAAGAccgtaaaaaacgtttaaagaagttagaattagacaactttaacgttgatgttatacgttccactattcaaaattaccatttagaacATCGTGAGTTACCTACCTTGCTAAAGTTGAAAAGAATATTTCAAGATAAACTTAACTATGATGGAAGTATTTCGACTCTGCGTACAGCTTTGTTAAAGTTGGGATACAAATGGCGAAAAACTGTGGATAACAGACGTGTTATTATAGAGCGGCATGACATCCAAAAACTACGATTTTCctacctaaaaaatttactcagaTACCGTCAAGAAAATCGGTGTATCGTATATACAGATGAGAGCTATATCTTAACTAATCATGTTCAAAACAAAGGATGGGGTAATAAAGATGGACCACCTTTAAAGAGAAACCTGTCGAAAGGACAAAGAATTATCATTGTGCATGCTGGTTCAGAACAAGGTTTCGTACCTAACGCACTATTGACATACAAAGCAAATAGTGTTTCTGGTGATTACCATTCTAACATGAACGCGGAAAACTATGAAAAGTGGCTAAAAGAACGTCTAGTACCGAATCTTCCACCTAACTCTGTGGTTGTGCTTGATAATGCCTCATACCATAACGTTCAAAATGACAGAGCCCCAAATtcgaattccaaaaaaatagaaatgcagagatggctgacagaaaaaaatatagcttttaatcaagatatgaaaaaaattgaactgtatgatttgattaaaaaaaataaagaaaactatatcTGTTACAAGATTGATGACATACTTCAGCGATATGGCATAAAAGTTCTTCGATTGCCACCATATCATCCTGAACTAAACCCCATAGAAAATGTGtggggaattttaaaaaattatattgcttcgCGTAATGTCGACCAAAATGTGACGGAAATAATGAAActcataaatgaatgtttaagtcAAATTGATGAAGGGATGTGGGGTAATACTTGTCGacatgtacaaaagaaagaagaagaatactatAGACATTTTGACATGGAGTCAGAATTCATAATTAACCTTGATGAGAGCAGCGAATCCGAAAATTCATCATTTGATTTTTCAAGTAGCGATTCAGAataa
- the LOC120637897 gene encoding armadillo repeat-containing protein 7 — protein sequence MFSSKVQLQKRTPVNGTDRESYLTLLVDEYINTDSFESKCQVLANLANFAYDPINYGFMREVGVLDIFIYVLKNETSVKLLHFAAAGISNLCIDPDNVEYVLMHAELKSISILLKSSQSDTVAEAITIFIYLYHSHAKSAVESLNIIQDIQSLKSSENKVVSNLANIFMNDVSKTESANN from the exons ATGTTTAGTAGTAAAGTGCAACTTCAAAAACGAACTCCCGTTAATGGAACTGACCGCGAAAGCTATTTAACATTGTTAGTGGATGAGTACATCAATACGGATTCTTTCG AGTCCAAATGCCAAGTGCTAGCAAATCTAGCTAATTTTGCATATGACCCTATCAACTATGGCTTTATGAGAGAAGTTGGAGTATTAGACATCTTCATATATGTGTTGAAGAATGAAACAAGTGTAAAACTATTACATTTTGCAGCTGCTGGCATCTCTAACTTATGTATAG ATCCTGACAATGTTGAATATGTTTTAATGCATGCAGAACTAAAGAGCATCAGCATATTACTGAAGTCAAGTCAAAGTGACACAGTAGCTGAAgcaattacaatatttatttacttgtatcATAGTCATGCAAAATCTGCAGTAGAGAGTTTAAACATTATCCAAGATATACAGAGTTTAAAGAGCTCTGAGAACAAAGTAGTTTCAAATCTTgctaatattttcatgaatgaTGTAAGCAAGACAGAAAGTGCTAATAATTAA